gaaggtgtgtgtgcagtatttggtgaaacatacttgaggcgcccgaaccaggaagacattacccgcttacttcaatggggcgagtctcgtggatttccaggtatgttgggttctattgattgtatgcattgggaatggaagaattgtccagttgcgtggaaaggtcaattcacccgaggtgatcatggaaagcccacaatcatgcttgaagcagtggcatcacaagacttgtggatttggcatgcattttttggcattgcaggTTCTAACAATGACATTAATGTGCTAAATCAATCTCCGGTTTTCAATGAGGTTTTGAGTGGAAATGCTCCCATGGTGAACTTTAGCGTGAATGGAACAATGTATAACATGGGATACTATCTAGCAGACGGTATATATCCCCCGTGGGCtacatttgtgaagaccatcccaatgccgcaaggagaaaaaaggcaaaaatttgcgaaaagacaagaaggagcaagaaaggacgttgaacgtgcattcggcgttctccaatctcggtttgcaattgttcgtggtccatcacgcttttggcatccgaatgagatgaagtcaataatgtatgcttgcatcatattgcacaacatgattgttgaagatgagcgcaacacgtaccgaggtaattttgtttatgatcaggtcaataatgacatattggATGTTGAAGTAGTAAGTGGTCTTATTCCCGCTTTTAGAAATATCTTGGAAAGaagagcacatcaaattgataggtcaattcatcaccagcttcaagcagacttggtggagcatatttggcagcttcccgaaaacgagaataatgaaaattaaccttcaagtgttattatgtatttcatttcaaatgtattgttgcttatttttcattgtcatgtattttctttcgtctttatttctatcattcaataaaattgtttttgctagaaataacacaatgtacttttttatttttgtttcaagttaacatgccgatatttaaatttaattgttttaaatattaagtaaaattaaatttaaattaaattcgtattaattttaattaaattatttttaagttgaagtattgatttagtattaaattttaaatctaaattgagtgaaaataaatattattaatttattttgtatggtgggacacgggtgtgatccttcaaatagtaatttaagaaaccatgggttggagcaaaatctgcttcaatttcttaggagtttcttaagtctgatgtggcagacagggcccacaggaatagtgctgaatagtgtgttaagaaaccagataagaaattgtgggttggagttgctctaaatATCACATATTTTAAGAAATTAAGTTAAGTCAAGCTAAGTGTAACGTTATGACCAGTCTTCAATCCCTCTCAATCTCTCATGATCACCGCCTACCTTCATATACTTGTTTTTCTGAACATTTTTATATtggtatatttttaaattttttttgttgaaaatactgatttataatttaatatCATAACAAAAAATGAATTATGAGCAGGGACATTTTGGTGAACCCGAGGTAGCCGCCAATGAAACGGTTGAGATGTATGGGTGGTAAATGACACAGACCAACAAGTTGATGCGGTGGGTCCCATGCACGGTTACAACATAACTGTCGTCGTTTTCTTATTGGGTATCCTCCCAAATTATTGTagtagtttttaggatctctagGAAGTGGTCACTGTTTCAGATTGTTACACGTGTCCTTTCACCATTGGGTTTAATCACTTCACCACCTTTGTTTCAACCAATCCATAGTAAGGAGAGTGAACTTTCAGAAATCATTTATAAGttaatttagtatttttaaagCATCTTTATCTATTACACTCACTAGAGTATCTACACTTCATTCTTTACAATTTCCTATAGTGTCACATCATCTAAAcaattttactaactttttactccaatccaaaaactcttaaaagtttctctaGTAGACCTCACATTCAACTACACACTTTATAGATAAAATGATAAGCAaatataatactccctccgttcctaaataactacTATTTCTAGCTAAATTTTTTATTCCTAATTATCTGTTACTTTACAAAATTCAAGAAatcattaattatactttaccaattgtacccttcatttattggtggtagaaaAGTTGAAAAGTTCGAATTAATGAGAGATAAAGAGTATAGTAGGAAGTTgaattgtaattttaataaaaaaagaacattaattgctatttcttaatacttgtgcaacaaccttaaagtgtcagttatttagaaacggagggagtaatattttATAAGAACATATTTATGAGAGACACATAAGAGAGAAGTTTCTACACTACCACACCCAAATTAGACATGGTGGAAGAACCATTTCTCTCCAATGGTATGAGACACTAATGGAAGAGTCTCTTTGATGTGAGACActcccattggagatgctcttatcgATGAATGAATTTTCAAATAGTGGGAGGCAGCAACTTGTGGTTTGATGTTGCCTTGATTTTATGGTACTTGGTTGAATCTCAAGGCTTGGCGCATGGTTTGTTGCATCTGGTGCTATCCTTGGAGGTCATGCGTCTTTGGTTCATGGTTGTTTAAGTCATGTTTCGCTTTGTTTAGTGGTGATTTTTGTGTTAGTGTAGCATTATGTTACTTATAGGCTTTGACGGGCTGCTGTTGCTTTCGTTTTTAAATTAGTATTGATGTTTAGCATTGTATGTGTTGGCTGTTTCAAGCATTGGATCCTCAGTTGAGAGATTTTTGTTATAAGAGGTACTGTTATTTTCATATGATTATCTATTTTGTTGTCATGAAAAATTAATGACTAAATTTTATTTAGAAATCAGGctgattttaatatataattacaGGAGAAAAATTATTATGGGAAAAATTctagaaattaaaaataaaaaacttattgCGGTAGTTGCGAGCTTAAGAAAAAAAGGAGAACAATAGGGGGATCGAATCGTCGCAACAGGATAAATAAACTAATTTTAATACGACATCTTTGTGGCGGTTTAACCGCCACCAAATGCAATAAGTTCATCTCATCTGCGAAACCGCCGCAATGTCAAAGGAATTGATTGACTAATCAATTGAATAACTGTTACTGACCAGATTAATTGATGTATATAATTGTAGTTGACCAAGGTTGTAATTAGGATTAATTGTTGATTAGCTGATACAGATAAGAGAATTTATTCTCATAATTAGGAGAGATATAATTTTCATATTTGTAATATGTTATCATTATAAAGTTAGCTCTATGCTGTGTACTCAGCATCAAGACaatattttcatttcattttcctgagtttgacatggtatcacaGCTGGTTTTCGATCATATCGTTTCCTAGCCAGAAATTCCTAGTCTCTTGTCCTAGACCACGTTTTTTTTCTTAGCCTTGTCCAAGTTCATACCACGTTTCTTCGTGGTTATCATCGATACAtcctttataaaaaaaaaattggttctTCGTTAGCATTTTTTTACTCAACCTCATGGCTACAGAAAAATATGATGTCTTATATGTTCACCTTAATGGTAAGAACTACTCGACCTGGGCATTCCAATTCGAAATATTTGTCACGGGTAAGGACCATTGGGGTCATGTTGATCGCAGCGACCCAGCTCTTGATAAAGACAAACATAAGACTGAACATGCCAAGTGGGAGGTAAAAGATGCTCAAGTCAAGACATGGATCATCAACTCTGTTGATCCCAGCATCGTTCTTAATCTTCGACCATTCAAAGTTGCTGATATGTGGGACTCACCGCTATTGAATGTGCTTTCCTTGGATGCTCTACTCACCAGAAAGGTTTTCTATGTTATGATCCTAGTCAATGTCGGATTCGGGTCTCTAGAAATGTCATATttcaagaaaataaatatttttttgaatcTCACCTAGACCATATCTCTCCTTCAATTTATGTTTTGCCATTGTTTTCTTACTCTGCTATAGGACCACAATCAGCAAGACCTATCTTGACGTATCAAAGGTGTGGTATTGTCACTCAAAATCTGCCACCAGAACCTCCAAGGCCTCTTCAAGATCCTTCCCTGCATGCTGATCCAGTACATGTTGCACTACCAGTATTTTTACGACGCAGTTCTCGCGTTCGTAATCCACCTGAAAAGTATGGTTTCACCTCTCTCTTGTCTTTGACGGTAACTTTATCTTTTGTTTCTATCCCTTCCTCTTATAAACAGGCAATGGAGCATGACTGTTAACAAAAAGCTGTTGAAACATAACTTCTAGCATTAGAAGAAAATCAGACATGGGATGTGGTTCCGTGTCCAGCATCTGTCAAACCTCTTGACAGCAAGTTTGTGTTTTCTATAAAACTTCGTTCGGATGGCTCAATAGATCGGTACAAGGCTCGGTTGGTTGTTCTTGGAAATAAGCATTAATAGGGACTTGACTATGATGAGACATTTGCACCTGTCGCCAAGATGACAACGGTGCGTACTGTTCTTGCAATTGCTGCCTCCCAGTCCTGGACATTAcgtcaaatggatgtcaaaaacGCATTCTTGCACAGTGATCTCAAGGAGGAAGTTTACATCAAACTTCCGAGTGGTATGCCCACACTCTACCCTAAAGAAGTTTGCAAACTTAAGCGCTCTTTGTATGGTTTGAAACAAGCACCAAGAGTCTGGTTCGAGAAGTTTCGATCCACACTACTTGGATTTTCCTTCACACAGAGCCAATATGATCCATCATTTTTCCTACAAAGGACTTCAAAAGGTATCGTGGTACTCCtagtttatgtggatgatattgtGGTGACAGGGTCTGATCAAGAGGCTATTTCTACAATTAAACAATTGTTACATTCAACTTTTCACATgaaagatcttggacaactcacTTACTTTTTGGGGTTAGAGGTACATTATCAGCCCAAAGACATATTTTTAAATCAGCACAAGTATATTTAAGACTTGATCCAATTAGCTAGCCTCACCAATGTGACCTCAATTGACACCCCCATGGAAGTTAATGTGAAGTATAGACGGGACGAAGGTGACCTTCTAGAAGATCCCACTTTATATCGTAAGCTGGTAGGTAGTCTTATCTACCTCACCATCACCCGACCTAACATTTCTTTTGTTGTCCACACACTAAGTAAGTTCATGCAATCACCTCGACATTTGCACCTTTCAGCATTGCACCGCATCATTCGATACCCCCTTGGTACCTCTAAACGTGGCTTATTCTTTTCTACTGGATCATCACTTCAGCTCCAAGCAtatagtgatgctgattgggccgGATGTCCAGACACAAGGAAATCTACTATTGGTTGGTGTATGTTTCTGGGTGATGCTATAATCTAATGGAAATGCAAGAAACAAGATTCGGTCTCAAAGTCATCAATTAAAGCAGAGTATCGCGCCATGTCTGTTGCTTGCTCTGAGATAATTTGGTTGCGTGGTCTTCTTGCAGATCTTGGGTTTCCTCAAACACAACCAATTTCACTACATTCCGACAACACCAGGGCCATACAAATCGCAACAAATCCCAGTATACCATGAACGAACAAAGCACATATAGGTTGATTGTCACTCTATACGAGAAGTTTATGACTGCCGAGTTATCACTCTACCTCATATCTCAACTGTTGTTTAGATTGCTGATATTTTCACCAAATCCTTGACACGTCAGCGCCACATTGTCATAGCTAGTAAATTGATGCTTGTAGACTTACCGATATCTATTTAAGGGGGGATGTCAAATGAATTGATTGATTAATCAATTGAATAATTGTTACTGACCAGATTAACTGCTGTATATAATTGTAGTTGACAAAGACAGTAATTATGATTAATTGTTGATTAGCTGTTACAGATCAGAGAATTTATTCTCATAATTAAGAGAAGTATTATTTCCATATTTGTAATATGTTATCATTATAATGTTAGCTCTATGTTGTGTACTCAACATCAAAACAGTATTTTCATTCCATTTTCCTGAGTTTGACACGCAATATGCACATATTATTTTTGCGGCGATTGTTCCAGCGGTTCCAACAACCACCGCAGGAAGCATATCGATACCTGTAAAGGAGGTGGTTTAGCAACCGCCACGATATGAATTTAGCGGGGTTagaaccgccgcaaaatgcacAATTTGTTTTAGTGTTAAGAGACACAAGCTTAGGTTCGAAGGTGGTGTCAAGACAACAAGTCACTTAAGATCAAGCCAAGTTCAATCTTCCAAGTTTATTCGATACCATATCAACTAGCTCCACCATCAAAGGTTTGAAGCAGCTTCAAAGAGAGAGGCACTAACATATGTTATGGGAGCATAAGCCCACAACAATTACTGATCAAATCGAGCAGCGGTGTTGAGTTTGAGCATCAGTGTTAGGCCGATTTATGACATAGATTAGAAAGTTATGTTTCATTTCTAATTTCATTTGTATGATCAAGTTGGTAGTTATTATCATAAATATTATAAGACCAAGTGCAATGGGGGAGTTGAGTGGTGTGTTGAGTGTTGAGAGAGTAGTGTAGTGGTGTGTTGAGATTGAGGAGAAAGGAGAGAGGTGTTGAGTAAACTCAACATGTTGAGAGTGGGGCGGGCTGGCCACGTGGCGGCCAAATATTGGCCGCACCAGGCTCGTGGTCCACACGGCCTGACAGGGCGCGTGGGAGCAGCCCGGAGCGGAGAGAGAAAGTGAGTGGGTGGATTGCTGCTGACACGTGGCGATTCCTGATTGGGTCGCTGGATTTTTATCTTCTTAAATTATTGTGTgattagtttgttgtcttgcattttaagttaagaaaataaaatatattattttctatatttaaaaaaaattaaatttttaaatgtttattgttttaatttaatttaaatcgataattgtaattttatgtaatcataaaaacaaaaatataagattaaataaaaatatgaaataaaaaagtggtggggtagggtgagtggtggggtagggtgttgaatgaaaaactattggagtgggtaaaagttgaatgaatgttgaattggagagagaagatgatgtggagtgttgggaagagaaaaagtggtgttgagtGTTGAAAACCATTGTAGATGGTCTAAGACTCTAAGTAGcagtttttcatttaaaattagGGTTGAACATCTTACAATTGAACACTAAAAAAACCTTATATCTATTGTTGCAAAAATATCAACTAGGTGTCACACGTAAGTAAGTAGTtggtattttttttcatttcttgcaCAATTTAATCCAATTGTTTTTGTGATCATTTCAGTTTTTGCAATATCTTCtcaagcttttttttttctttttgcatcaATACTCACTGGAATATTGAACCTAAAGTTTTCATTGGACTTCGTGTTTTATATAAGTGTTCATAGGAGCATTGTTCTTTCAAGTTATTATTGGATATCTTGTGTTGTTTGCTTTACATAGCTTGTGAAATCCGATGCTCCCTTGCTCTCTCTCATATTTGTAAAGCTGatgcatttttatttttggtgATTTTCCTGTTCTGAGATGTTAACTTAATCAATTTTGTGCACGGATCATTGTATtggtttaatttgaatttgttattgctttcatcaatttttaTGTATTGGTAGTGGTTTATTTTGTTTGAAAGGATCTCTCTATTGTGTTGCTCTAACTATATATAATGcacactttaaaaaaaaaaactatatatataatgcacaagattgaaattcataaggtataaaaaattaatattttaaaaacaaattttctTGCTTAAAGTTGTTAATGTTTTCCCATTTAAATATCGTCAAATACTCAAATGATTGTTGTTGGGTCCCACCATTAAACAAAATACAGCAAATAATGGTGCTACACACTCACCAAACACAAAATCACACAAAATATAACATCATCCAATATTCCTTTAAGCCGTAGACATACATAGTTGTTGAATAAAAATTGCTACAATGACATTTTCCTCTATTCCTTTATCTTTAAAAAGTGGAGAAGATTTTAATGGAAATTTTGAACATATCAGGTTCCTTGGCATTTTGTATATCATGTtaaaaataactatatatatatggcAAATTCTGTGTATATTAAACCCAGTgatcaatgaattttttttacaggGAGGggctatgtaacaccccgatttccgggtgtcactttagtaacaaaaaataactctacgcggaaaataggtaatttttttttcgtttgattccttttaaataaagcaatagCAAATAAAGACATAGctcaaccactaaactaaccaatatacatcaaatataaacatgtacagcctcagctgcactcccacgtcacgcgcactcgcagtgactccaaagtagtgtgcccgcaggcaaatatatacaaaaccagaagtgtaagtgagaaaattatagtTACAATCCAcaaggagaaagtcggcctcaaaatggcctaagcaaagacccctacagtccgaccgactcactgtgatccctcagtaagaggaccacacaaaagtcatgcgtcgggaacctaccctgtcccaaaagcaaaacgaatcagagctctacacaaagtatgacgcctgcctaaacctacccttccagtaCCAAGCCCACAACGAACTGAAGAcagcaagttgaagctcagctccatgcgtcgtaagactcctttcgtcagacgtcacGCTCGTCAGTTCGGTCCTCCAACTCAagcctgatcccccccgagggagagaccatcgaaaaccagtcggccatcgacatctggcagcaggccgaccacccaaacacaaacatgcaaccaaagccaaggcgctagggtcaactcacagaaataagtagatatacactcaacatgtgatatggggtatagatatatgttgatatatatatatatatatatatatatatatataaacaatcctagcatgttatggctctaacaatgcttcaataatcaaacagcacacagttcaagtcagaatgaatgtatgcgtgaaatgcaatcatgatccggatttgtgacgcgttcccgttcgccacaagtgaagcattcccgttcttcactatggatgaaccattcccgttattcatcctggatgaaccattcccgttattcatccttggtgaaccattcccgttattcatcattaatgcattggtgaaccattcccgttattcaccatgagatgcacaggtgaaccattcccgttattcacccgattgatgcaatatggttagccaaacatcgaatcgtcctcaccacataagtgtttaactcaaacccaaactcaaaacaaacccaagagttagtgtcggtcaatacaacacaactcggagttagtgtcggtcaatacaacacaactccaccaacaagaatacacaagggtctagtgtcggtcaatacaacacagcccaaacaacaagagcactaagtgtcggtcaatacaacacggctccaacaacaagataacccaagggattagtgtcggtcaatacaacacaaccccaacaacaagacccagaatcaaagccagagtcagtgtcggtcaatacaacacgactcggagttagtgtcggtcaatacaacacaactcccaccacaaaacccacaaacaaagcccagagtctgtgccggtcaatacagcacgactcgaacaacactcccaagagtactagagtactcggtgactttcaatcatcaccttagctcaccttagtggctttccccaattccaaaactctccaaacccacaaccaaagtcgacttttccccgtctttcgcaattattttcccctttagttctcctatgattattcgtttagtaaaaatgtttcgaattgaattagtcaagttatgagtttatttctcaaagtctaagtctcccaaagtctctagttttcgaaattctattcattctaggttttccgaaaaccaaccacccaaaagaagtttcccggggaaagtctaagtaaaccaacgaataccaacaaatggctaagtctcagaCCCCGCAtctgaacttgcctagggttgttcatccaacccgaactatcaaagatcaccagatcaatgaatctccactccgaagtcgcgtcaaaacgctcaatccaacaaaagcacaacatcacaggttatggaaaagcatcataacatcaactcatcatcataaacaatatcagataaagcataagtcgaatttatcgacacctatcatgcaatcatagctaaatatgtaagttgccctaacctcgagctgatccagcttcgaaatcacaagctccttcactcaagtgctctgaaccttccaaagttccttcaactgaacctcggaggaaaaacaaagcagaatccacacaaaatcgattagttcgatcgcaatacaatacataaacgatagacaaagcattaaagcttcagaatacgacatctgggtacgaaaagacaagttttcgaaaacgaaaaacttcccccctaaaggaataacccacggcctcagaggaaaaagggcttcggctctttttcttcgatcaaatctgtttacaaggtagttttagggtaaaact
This is a stretch of genomic DNA from Lotus japonicus ecotype B-129 chromosome 1, LjGifu_v1.2. It encodes these proteins:
- the LOC130731689 gene encoding uncharacterized protein LOC130731689, which gives rise to MDPNNMADLDIYDVVIDELINDTTIEDMMQEEMEFYQRRANTVRPKRTRKVIERDREAGNERLWNDYFSENPVYTEELFRRRFRMRKHVFLRIVGALGSHDPYFLMSVDAVGRQGLSPLQKCTAAIRMLAYGSPADSVDEYVRIGESTAIECLKNFVEGVCAVFGETYLRRPNQEDITRLLQWGESRGFPGMLGSIDCMHWEWKNCPVAWKGQFTRGDHGKPTIMLEAVASQDLWIWHAFFGIAGSNNDINVLNQSPVFNEVLSGNAPMVNFSVNGTMYNMGYYLADGIYPPWATFVKTIPMPQGEKRQKFAKRQEGARKDVERAFGVLQSRFAIVRGPSRFWHPNEMKSIMYACIILHNMIVEDERNTYRGNFVYDQVNNDILDVEVVSGLIPAFRNILERRAHQIDRSIHHQLQADLVEHIWQLPENENNEN